A stretch of the Vigna radiata var. radiata cultivar VC1973A chromosome 9, Vradiata_ver6, whole genome shotgun sequence genome encodes the following:
- the LOC111242530 gene encoding uncharacterized protein LOC111242530, producing the protein MIMMMNSTTLKEEAREKEENEEEEKTMAIWDCGSPLYDSYELVSLDHIIDRHLMAFPSSNGSSKHIITRFTHHHHHHHHHHDRVTQKSKGSFIFTGMNKISVKMLKKKRKNNEEIKGNNKTRRGFAGFVVGLLYSWKK; encoded by the coding sequence ATGATCATGATGATGAACTCAACAACACTGAAAGAAGAagcaagagagaaagaagaaaacgaagaagaagaaaaaacaatggCAATATGGGATTGTGGTAGTCCATTATATGATTCTTATGAATTGGTGTCTCTTGATCATATCATTGATAGGCATCTAATGGCATTCCCTTCTTCCAATGGATCATCAAAGCACATCATCACTAGATtcactcatcatcatcatcatcaccatcatcatcatgatAGGGTGACTCAAAAATCCAAAGGGTCTTTCATATTCACAGGCATGAACAAAATTTCAGTGAAGatgttgaagaagaagaggaagaacaaTGAAGAGATCAAGGGAAATAATAAAACGAGAAGAGGCTTTGCtggatttgtagtaggtttgcTTTATTCCTGGAAGAAATAA